In Carya illinoinensis cultivar Pawnee chromosome 6, C.illinoinensisPawnee_v1, whole genome shotgun sequence, a single genomic region encodes these proteins:
- the LOC122312319 gene encoding uncharacterized protein LOC122312319: MAKPKNQTKSNKHIHQNQNQQPLKSEKPPSWSVVRGLLTCKDLQTQQKHHQQLEQQKQQQKRQQQQQENRQQQQEQALEVTVNAKKCKKMKCSGSLCSNTKVMHRPETGSPEVRKKRSPTMGSSRNDASTRSPKAPLHEVNGVVSSTTSSFSASSNSSIGGSFRGMPFRRFSGCYECRMVVDPVLGFTRDPSLRGSICSCPDCGEIFMKAENLELHQAVRHAVSELDPEDTSKNIVEIIFQSSWLNKQTPICKIDRILKVHNTQRTISRFEDYRDSIKAKATKLSKKHPRCIADGNELLRFHCTTFVCSLGLNGSSNLCNSIPQCNVCSIIKNGFKVAGEPAGGAVENGILTTATSGKAHDKAGALAEDRNDKKAMLVCRVIAGRVRKNMEGSAEEYDSVAGAGAVGLYSNLEELYVSNPKAILPCFVVIYREVLV; this comes from the exons ATGGCTaaacccaaaaaccaaacaaaatctAACAAGCATAtccaccaaaaccaaaaccagcaGCCCCTAAAATCTGAGAAACCGCCCTCTTGGTCAGTTGTAAGAGGCCTATTGACCTGTAAAGATCTCCAAACACAGCAAAAGCATCATCAACAACTGGAACAACaaaagcagcaacaaaagcggCAACAGCAGCAGCAAGAGAATCGACAGCAGCAACAAGAGCAAGCCCTGGAGGTGACTGTCAATGCCAAGAAATGCAAGAAAATGAAGTGCTCTGGTTCGCTCTGTAGCAACACAAAGGTCATGCACAGACCTGAAACTGGATCCCCAGAAGTCCGCAAGAAAAGGTCCCCCACAATGGGTTCGAGTAGAAATGATGCTTCTACCAGATCCCCGAAAGCTCCTCTGCATGAAGTCAATGGGGTTGTTTCCTCTACCACTTCTTCGTTCTCTGCATCTTCTAATTCATCCATTGGTGGGTCTTTCAGAGGAATGCCTTTCAGGAGATTCTCTGGCTGCTATGAGTGTAGAATGGTGGTAGATCCTGTACTTGGTTTCACCAGAGACCCTTCTCTCAGGGGTAGCATCTGTTCTTGCCCTGACTGTGGTGAGATCTTCATGAAAGCTGAGAATCTGGAGCTTCATCAAGCTGTCAGGCACGCAG TATCTGAACTGGATCCTGAAGATACAAGCAAGAACATAGTGGAAATCATTTTCCAGTCAAGCTGGCTGAACAAACAAACTCCCATCTGCAAAATTGACCGCATTCTGAAAGTCCACAACACCCAGAGAACCATCTCGAGATTCGAGGATTATAGAGACTCCATTAAAGCCAAGGCCACCAAACTCTCCAAGAAACATCCACGCTGCATAGCAGACGGCAACGAGCTCCTCAGGTTCCACTGCACCACCTTTGTCTGCTCACTGGGGCTGAACGGCTCCTCCAATCTCTGCAATTCAATCCCACAATGCAATGTATGCAGCATCATAAAGAATGGCTTCAAGGTTGCTGGAGAGCCAGCTGGAGGAGCTGTTGAGAATGGGATCCTGACAACTGCGACGAGTGGGAAGGCGCATGACAAAGCTGGAGCGCTGGCGGAGGATAGGAACGACAAAAAGGCGATGCTGGTTTGCCGGGTGATTGCGGGCAGGGTGAGGAAGAACATGGAGGGAAGTGCGGAGGAGTATGACTCTGTCGCGGGGGCTGGGGCTGTGGGGCTCTATTCTAATCTGGAAGAGTTGTATGTGTCTAATCCCAAGGCTATTTTGCCTTGTTTTGTTGTCATCTACAGAGAGGTTTTAGTGTAA